The segment ttatatatattattatattacttataaaatattatgattttaagtaaaatattaaataaatattaaattattactatttaataaaaatattattcaaaAGTCATCATGAATAATTTAGTCTCTTCAAAAcgatttttcctttctttttatcaagaataattttttgaatgttattttaatactataaGAATATTGGAGGGACCTACATATGTTTTTGGGAGGACCATATTATATTtacaaaggattaaattgtaaaaaatttaaaCCTTGGACGGCCATGGCCCCTGAGCCTCTATTAGGCTCTGCCGTTGGGTGATGCCTCGGACAATGACTTATATAAGGTGTGGCAAATCCATAACTTTGCCGACGCGTTCGTGGCGGGTTCAGATGACATTTATTTGGCGAGAGCATAATCGAATAGCTGGCGTGAACTATGAAACTTTGCACATGTTTGAGGCTACACCAGAGTCGATTCTTAGAGTAGTCCTGCTGCTGTTCTGTTTCTTCCCAAACAAAGAATTACTAAAACTAATCTATTGATGTTCGGAAAAAGACCAAAGCTTAAAAGATGAATTTTCAATTTCTTCTCCATTGTCGAACTTGATTGCATGCaaattacaataaaaaaaaacttttatcTTAAAGATAATTGAGAGAAATGAAACTATCAAAAGAAAGAGATATAAATTGAAGACATCTTTTTTAACTAAAACATCATTCTAACTTTAGctatttatctaatttttaatGGAGGGCTATAAAAAAGTGTAAGGAATTTTTTAGAAATTATAGGCGAAAGTAATATTAACTAAAGATTTTTCCTTTTATCACTCCACTATTGATCGGAAGAAAATGGGGGTGGACGCTAGTGTTGGTTAGAGATTGAGTCCATTCAAAGGCTGGATGGAGTGGGCAGCCACCATCATAACCTTAAACTCTTGAAAATCAATCATCCCATTTCCATCATTATCCACTCCACTTATCATCTTCCTACATTCTTCCATCGAACACTCGTCCCCCAGGCTTTTCAGTACCTCCTGAAGTTCCTCCGCTGATATCCACCCGTTCCCGTTTCTGTCGTACACCGAGAATCCGTCCTTCAGAACCTCCTCCGACTCCACCCCATTCGTGTTCAGCTCCACAAATTGGTCGAAATTCATGAACCCATCACCATAGTCGGCGTTGAATTCTTTCATCATCTTTTGGAGTTCTTCTTTCGACTGGTGCTTTTGGGCGAGGGAACCCATGATTGAACCCAGTTCCGATAATGAGATCTTCCCGTCGCCGTTGACGTCCAATTTCTTGAAGACTTGTTCCAGTTCCTGCAGCTGGGTTTGGCTTGAGCTTCTTGTAGATGGAGAAGCCGTTGAAGTTGGGGTATTCGACGTGGAATTTTGCTTCTTTTTTCTCTTGAAAATCCAACCCAAACCCATTAAAATGTTACCTTTTGTATTAAAAATTCTGGAACAATGAAACGAGAGATAAAAAAGCagaaaattgattttgagaaaaaTGAAAAGGATTAAGGGTGAGTTTGGACTGTATCTTGTAGGATTTCAGAAACAGGTGGAGAAGTCAAAAGGGGAGCTTAaacttgctgcactacagggttagttcttatgtattgattaaaccgGCTATTTTTGCCTCCTCCTCTTGACTTGTTGTTAGTGTAAAAGTAGCGGTGGCGGTAAGATCAGATACTATAATAATACTGTAACGTGAGATAAAAAGTAAGTTAAACACACTGCACCACACCGTATCGCCGCTCTAAACGAAGCCTAAGTATCGGAAAAAGGAAAATCCTAATCCTATATATAATTGGAACTGAAATCTAATAGCAGGCTTCTTTGTCGTTATTGTAATTTTTAGTGCTGAGTGATTCTCTGGCAGCATAAATAGATTACATATAGCaatgtttaaaatttaacttCCGTGAGTGCCACTTTAATACTCTCAATGGCAGgtaaatttaatcataatttgTAATAACTTTTATGGTATTTTTGAATGATTTCGTACAATTGTAGGGAAAAGAtttattgaatatttttgtatttataGGAAAGTGACCCATAcaatattaaaattcattatggatactttacaatttttttataaattataataactacatgattatttaaaagaaaaataaattatatacataTGGTGATTTTGTATAAATATAGCAATACAATAATTGTGAAATGTCTTTATTCAATTTCATAAatctaaaattataaattagaCACATGTATAAAAAAACTAAAGTACAAATTCATATTGATTGTTTAAAAGATttcccatacatatataatatctttatgtaaaatgaataaattaaatacttaagaatcaacaataggaaaattaattaattaaatacttaATAGTTTTGACTAAAATTACCTATCACTTTCCAATACTATAGGAATATCAACGCCTAAACTTTTGCCTTaaattaactttttaattttgtaataaattCACTTTTCCATTATCGAAAACAATCACTCAACTTTGATTTTAATAACAAAATAGTCAACCaacttttaattcagctattcaacttttaaaaaataacaaatcaatcactaacattatcGAAAAGTGACAAATCAGTCACCCATTAATATTTTCCATTACAAGCCTAACGAGATAGATGACATGACCAGTTAACTTACCACATTGGACGAGGAACCGAAGGGTCTAAGGTTTTGATAGAtttagagaaaagaaaagatgaattagaattaatgaaaaaaaaaggagaaaggaTGGATtgagattaaggataagaaaaGAAAATCCCTTAGGACTAACATTTTCcatgattttattttatatcaACCTCATCTAGCTCTTGCTAACACCCTACTTAGGTGCCTCATCACATGCCAATTCACGAATTCGATCCCAAGCCGATGAAAACATGCTTGAATTTTCCCCTAAAATCGATTGAGTCGAAACCCAATCTGGAAAATCCAAAGTACATCTTAGGGATATTGCGATTTCTTCAACAAAACCTCGTGAAGACATTGATGGAATAGTTGTATGATCGCCAACCATGAAAGGAAGTTGCAGGAGCATCTCAGCTGTCCATCTCTTATTTGGATCCTTAGAAAAACACTTCCCCAGAAAATCTTTTCATTCCCCAGATAACTCCCTTGGAATTCCAGGCAATTCATCGTTGGCCCTAATTTTAATCAACAAATTCGCCATGTTGGCTCCTAGTTTCAAGTTCCAAGCTCCAAGCTGGTTTTTCAATAAACATCTCAACAACAGCGCATCCAAGTGCCCAAATATCCACCTTCGAATCATAAATGTTTTCATTGATAGACTCAAAGGGCATATTCAAAGTTGTTCCCTTGATTTCAAACCTCCTCTATTTTTCACCCTTTCTCTTTGCCAATCCAAAATCACCTATCTTCACATCCCTATTACCAAACAAAATAATATTTCGAAGCTTAATATCACAATGAAAAAACCCTTGGGAATGAAAGAAATTTAACCGTTTCAACATCGATCTTGCTAATCTTTTAACATTGGATTCCATCAATTTCCTATCATTTTGCTGAAGGTGATCGACCAACCTTCCTTTATTAGCATACTCTAAGAACAAATTGTAAAATTTCCCACCATTCTCAACACTAAAATAATGAATGGGGTGTCAATGGTAGATCAAACTAGGTGGAAAAATGGAATGGATTTTGAAACTCACTAACATACTTTTTACACCAAAAAAACCTCCTATCGGGGTTATCATTGGACCAAAAAGTCTTTAAATTGTTTGGGTTTCCAAAATAGCACACCAGAATCACATTCAACATctccatttcttcttcttctaccCAGCTAGGGTTTTTTAATAGGACTGTTAAAATGACAGCAAACCCTCCAACTTGACCTATTAAATGACAGCAAGGACTTTATGAAAAATAGAACGTTGATAATGAAAATgtatagcaaagaaaagagaaaaaatataaagaacatacaGATTTTTATGTGGAAACTCTTTtgagaaaaaaaccacgggcag is part of the Gossypium arboreum isolate Shixiya-1 chromosome 5, ASM2569848v2, whole genome shotgun sequence genome and harbors:
- the LOC108452434 gene encoding probable calcium-binding protein CML25, whose product is MGLGWIFKRKKKQNSTSNTPTSTASPSTRSSSQTQLQELEQVFKKLDVNGDGKISLSELGSIMGSLAQKHQSKEELQKMMKEFNADYGDGFMNFDQFVELNTNGVESEEVLKDGFSVYDRNGNGWISAEELQEVLKSLGDECSMEECRKMISGVDNDGNGMIDFQEFKVMMVAAHSIQPLNGLNL